A single genomic interval of Pseudodesulfovibrio sp. S3 harbors:
- a CDS encoding precorrin-8X methylmutase gives MKPEDIETESFRIIDSEVPEPRKFTGAAWTIVRRMIHTTADFELLDLVRIHEKAVDSGIKALQSGAVIVSDTEMAKRGMPVRRLDPLGCVVHCLMNDERVAARAAAEGVTRAKAAVDVAVARLNPDIWVVGNAPTALIRLVEHLDMGAKKPALIIGMPVGFVNAAESKALLMSRDVPYISIEGRKGGSALAASVVNALAVLAV, from the coding sequence ATGAAACCGGAAGATATTGAGACCGAATCGTTTCGCATTATCGATTCAGAAGTGCCTGAGCCGCGTAAATTTACAGGCGCAGCGTGGACTATCGTACGCCGGATGATCCATACCACGGCCGATTTCGAGCTGCTTGACCTTGTCCGCATCCATGAAAAAGCAGTGGACTCCGGCATCAAGGCGCTGCAAAGCGGGGCGGTCATTGTTTCGGATACGGAAATGGCCAAGCGCGGAATGCCGGTCCGGCGGCTAGATCCCCTGGGGTGTGTTGTCCATTGCCTGATGAATGACGAACGCGTCGCGGCAAGGGCTGCGGCTGAAGGTGTCACGCGGGCTAAAGCGGCTGTTGACGTGGCCGTGGCCCGGTTGAATCCGGACATTTGGGTAGTGGGAAATGCGCCAACAGCGCTCATTCGGCTCGTGGAACATCTGGATATGGGGGCTAAAAAACCCGCGTTGATTATTGGCATGCCTGTTGGCTTTGTGAACGCAGCCGAGTCCAAGGCACTGCTCATGAGTCGAGATGTTCCCTATATTTCCATTGAGGGCAGGAAGGGCGGAAGTGCTTTGGCTGCATCGGTTGTCAACGCACTGGCTGTTTTGGCTGTTTGA